A single genomic interval of Lathyrus oleraceus cultivar Zhongwan6 chromosome 7, CAAS_Psat_ZW6_1.0, whole genome shotgun sequence harbors:
- the LOC127107485 gene encoding ATP synthase subunit a: MNLYFQLDLYLYNDNLYLYLESGVVPSPLEQFEIIPFLPMKIGDLYFSFTNPSLFMLLTLSLVLLLVHFVTKKGGGKSVPNAWQSLVELIYDFVPNLVNEQIGGLSGNVKQQFFPCIFVTFTFLLFCNLQGMIPYSFTVTSHFLITLGLSFSIFIGITIVGFQRNGLHFLSFLLPAGVPLPLAPFLVLLELISYCFRALSLGIRLFANMMAGHSLVKILSGFAWTMLCMNDLLYFIGDLGPLFIVLALTGPELGVAISQAHVSTISICIYLNDATNLHQTCLLFIYN; encoded by the coding sequence ATGAACTTGTACTTCCAGTTAGACTTATACTTATACAACGACAACTTATACTTATACTTAGAGTCGGGGGTGGTTCCCAGCCCTCTTGAACAATTTGAGATAATCCCTTTTCTTCCTATGAAGATAGGTGACTTGTATTTCTCATTCACAAATCCCTCTTTGTTTATGCTGCTCACTCTCAGTTTGGTCTTACTGCTGGTTCATTTTGTTACTAAAAAGGGAGGAGGAAAGTCAGTACCCAATGCTTGGCAATCCTTGGTAGAGCTTATTTATGATTTCGTGCCGAACCTGGTAAACGAACAAATAGGTGGTCTTTCCGGAAATGTGAAACAACAGTTTTTCCCTTGCATCTTTGTCACTTTTACTTTTTTGTTATTTTGTAATCTTCAGGGTATGATACCTTATAGCTTCACAGTTACAAGTCATTTTCTCATTACTTTGGGTCTctcattttctatttttattgGCATTACTATAGTGGGATTTCAAAGAAATGGGCTTCATTTTTTAAGCTTCTTATTACCCGCAGGAGTCCCACTGCCGTTAGCGCCTTTTTTAGTACTCCTTGAGCTAATCTCTTATTGTTTTCGCGCATTAAGCTTAGGAATACGTTTATTTGCTAATATGATGGCCGGTCATAGTTTAGTAAAGATTTTAAGTGGGTTCGCTTGGACTATGCTATGTATGAATGATCTTTTATATTTCATAGGAGATCTTGGTCCTTTATTTATAGTTCTTGCATTAACCGGTCCGGAATTAGGTGTAGCTATATCACAAGCTCATGTTTCTACGATCTCAATCTGTATTTACTTGAATGATGCTACAAATCTCCATCAAACttgcttgttatttatttataATTGA
- the LOC127107486 gene encoding NADH dehydrogenase [ubiquinone] iron-sulfur protein 3, translated as MPSWREFFRARKEYERGESIRYLYMDSQFLLRYCLYSLPGKWVYYFERSEHGNRYGTKTDYLFQFLCFLKLHTYTRVQVSIDICGVDYPSRKRRFEVVYNLLSTRYNSRILIQTSADEVTRISPVVSLFPSAGRWEREVWDMFGVSSINHPDLRRISTDYGFEGHPLRKDLPLSGYVEVRYDDPEKRVVSEPIEMTQEFRYFDFASPWEQHKRRIIQKES; from the coding sequence ATGCCAAGCTGGCGCGAGTTTTTTAGAGCAAGAAAAGAATATGAACGAGGAGAAAGCATTCGTTATCTTTATATGGATAGCCAATTCTTATTAAGATATTGTTTGTATTCTTTACCCGGAAAATGGGTTTACTATTTTGAAAGATCGGAACATGGGAATAGATATGGTACCAAAACGGACTACCTATTTCAATTTTTGTGCTTTCTTAAATTGCATACCTATACAAGGGTTCAAGTTTCGATCGATATTTGCGGAGTTGATTATCCCTCTCGAAAACGAAGATTTGAAGTGGTCTATAATTTACTGAGTACTCGGTATAACTCACGCATTCTTATACAAACCAGTGCAGACGAAGTAACACGAATATCTCCGGTAGTCAGTCTATTTCCATCAGCCGGCCGGTGGGAGCGAGAAGTTTGGGATATGTTTGGTGTTTCTTCCATCAATCATCCGGATCTACGCCGTATATCAACAGATTATGGTTTCGAGGGTCATCCATTACGAAAAGACCTTCCTCTGAGTGGATATGTAGAAGTACGCTATGATGATCCAGAGAAACGTGTGGTTTCTGAACCCATTGAGATGACCCAAGAATTTCGCTATTTCGATTTTGCTAGTCCTTGGGAACAGCATAAGCGACGGATAATTCAGAAAGAATCATAA
- the LOC127102361 gene encoding uncharacterized tatC-like protein ymf16, whose protein sequence is NFAPETILGEVRIRSVRILIGLGLTWFTRYWFPEELISPLAKPFLTLSLDSYFVCTQSTEASPTYVATSSIACSYFVFPLISHQIWCFLIPSCYGEQRRKYNRFLYLSGSRFSLFLFLTLPRVVPNVWYFLYFVGATSTNSLMIKLQPKIYDHIMLTVRISFIPSVCSQVPVIVICLPEPRGLYVETFTNNRRFLMVFPLLTAALSTPPDIWCQIVARFLISSIIELTIFVASIVQVREEAGRVE, encoded by the coding sequence AATTTCGCACCGGAAACTATTCTAGGAGAAGTTCGAATCCGTTCCGTTCGGATATTGATCGGTCTTGGTTTGACATGGTTTACGCGTTACTGGTTCCCGGAAGAGTTAATATCTCCATTAGCTAAACCCTTTCTTACCCTGTCTTTGGACTCGTATTTTGTTTGTACACAATCAACGGAGGCCTCCCCGACATATGTTGCAACATCTTCAATAGCATGTTCTTACTTCGTCTTTCCCTTAATAAGTCATCAAATTTGGTGCTTTTTGATCCCCAGTTGCTATGGGGAACAAAGGAGGAAATACAATCGATTCCTCTATTTAAGTGGTTCTCGCTTCTCCTTGTTCCTGTTCCTAACTCTTCCCCGGGTAGTTCCCAATGTTTGGTACTTTCTATACTTCGTGGGTGCAACATCAACAAATTCGCTCATGATCAAGTTACAACCTAAGATCTATGACCATATTATGCTAACTGTTCGTATTTCGTTCATTCCATCGGTATGCTCTCAGGTACCTGTAATTGTGATCTGTTTGCCAGAACCAAGGGGTCTTTATGTGGAAACCTTCACGAACAATCGTCGTTTTTTGATGGTTTTTCCGCTTCTCACCGCTGCTCTTTCCACACCTCCGGATATCTGGTGCCAAATCGTCGCCCGTTTCCTTATTTCTTCGATAATTGAGTTGACTATCTTTGTGGCATCGATTGTACAAGTTCGCGAAGAGGCTGGACGAGTGGAATGA
- the LOC127107487 gene encoding NADH-ubiquinone oxidoreductase chain 5-like, whose translation MLIVVTSISSLVHLYSISYMSEDPHSPRFMCYLSILTFFMPMLVTGDNSLQLFLGWEGVGLASYLLIHFWFTRLQADKAATKAMPVNRVGDFGLAPGISGRFTLFQTVDFSTVFARASAPRNSWISCNMRLNAITLICILLLIGAVGKSAQIGSHTWSPDAMEGPTPVSALIHAATMVTAGVFMIARCSPLFEYPPTALIVITSAGATTSFVAATTGILQNDLKRVIAYSTCSQLGYMIFACCISNYSVSVFHLMNHAFFKALLFLSAGSVIHAMSDEQDMRKMGGLASSFPFTYAMMLMGSLSLIGFPFLTGFYSKDVILELAYTKYTISGNFAFWLGSVSVLFTSYYSFRSLFLTFLVPTNSFGRDILRCHDAPIPMAIPLILLALGSLFVGYLAKV comes from the coding sequence ATGTTAATTGTGGTTACATCCATAAGTAGCTTGGTCCATCTTTATTCCATTTCATATATGTCTGAGGATCCGCATAGCCCTCGATTTATGTGTTATTTATCCATTCTTACTTTTTTTATGCCAATGTTGGTGACTGGAGATAACTCTCTTCAATTATTCCTGGGATGGGAGGGAGTAGGTCTTGCTTCATATTTGTTAATTCATTTCTGGTTTACACGACTTCAGGCAGATAAAGCAGCTACAAAAGCTATGCCTGTCAATCGAGTAGGTGATTTTGGATTAGCTCCTGGGATTTCGGGTCGTTTTACTCTCTTTCAAACAGTAGACTTTTCAACCGTTTTTGCTCGTGCTAGTGCCCCCAGAAATTCTTGGATTTCTTGCAATATGAGATTGAATGCCATAACTCTGATTTGTATTTTACTTCTTATTGGTGCTGTTGGGAAATCTGCACAGATAGGATCGCATACTTGGTCACCCGATGCTATGGAGGGTCCCACTCCTGTATCCGCTTTGATTCATGCAGCTACTATGGTCACAGCTGGCGTTTTCATGATAGCAAGGTGCTCCCCTTTATTTGAATACCCACCTACGGCTTTGATTGTTATTACTTCTGCAGGAGCTACGACGTCATTCGTTGCGGCAACCACTGGAATATTACAGAACGATCTAAAGAGGGTCATAGCTTATTCAACTTGCAGTCAATTAGGCTATATGATCTTTGCTTGCTGCATCTCTAACTATTCGGTTAGCGTCTTTCACTTAATGAATCACGCCTTTTTCAAAGCATTACTATTCCTGAGTGCAGGTTCGGTGATTCATGCCATGTCGGATGAGCAAGATATGCGGAAGATGGGGGGGCTTGCCTCCTCGTTCCCTTTTACCTATGCCATGATGCTCATGGGCAGCTTATCTCTAATTGGATTTCCTTTTCTAACTGGATTTTATTCCAAAGATGTGATATTAGAGCTCGCTTACACTAAGTATACCATAAGTGGTAATTTTGCTTTCTGGTTGGGAAGTGTCTCTGTCCTTTTCACTTCTTATTACTCTTTTCGTTCACTTTTTCTAACATTTCTAGTACCAACTAATTCATTCGGGCGAGACATCTTACGATGTCATGATGCGCCCATTCCTATGGCCATTCCTTTAATACTTCTGGCTCTCGGGAGTCTCTTTGTAGGATACTTGGCCAAAGTGTGA
- the LOC127102362 gene encoding cytochrome c biogenesis CcmF N-terminal-like mitochondrial protein 2 — MQKDAAEKKGTLLRSAGCVGSRITSELFTIKLKHVVAKCYPALLLRSNRSLLMLLWRRFFAFSSLWTGALVDTGREQAKRVVRNEQKETTTSPLCWSAGANTVVSDQDQKQIRIWILTCRWFLTVGIMPGSWWAHHELGRGGWWFRDPVENASFMPWVLATTRIHSVILPLLHSWISFLNIVTLPCCVSGTFSIRSGLLASVHSFATDDTRGIFLWRFFLLMTGISMILFSQMKQQASVRRTYKKEMVVARSTLVHLRHLARAQPRPVMLWKNFTYYWAGYSEPVAAGFRPATKRRSLRGSLWLNEEQSAPTAFDQ, encoded by the coding sequence ATGCAGAAGGATGCCGCCGAAAAGAAGGGAACGCTGCTTCGCTCTGCTGGATGCGTCGGATCCCGTATAACAAGCGAGCTTTTTACCATTAAATTAAAACATGTGGTCGCAAAATGCTATCCAGCTCTCTTGTTGCGTAGCAATAGAAGCCTGCTCATGCTGCTTTGGCGGCGCTTTTTCGCCTTCTCTTCGCTCTGGACAGGAGCGCTAGTGGACACAGGGAGGGAGCAGGCGAAGCGTGTCGTTCGTAATGAACAGAAAGAGACCACTACTTCGCCTCTTTGTTGGAGCGCCGGCGCGAACACAGTGGTATCTGACCAGGACCAGAAACAGATTAGAATTTGGATCTTGACATGTCGGTGGTTTTTAACCGTGGGCATCATGCCAGGAAGTTGGTGGGCTCATCATGAATTAGGTCGGGGTGGCTGGTGGTTTCGGGATCCCGTAGAAAATGCTTCTTTTATGCCTTGGGTATTAGCCACAACTCGTATTCATTCCGTAATTCTACCCCTTCTTCATTCTTGGATCTCGTTTCTTAATATTGTGACTCTTCCATGCTGTGTCTCAGGAACCTTTTCAATACGGTCCGGATTGCTAGCTTCCGTTCATAGTTTTGCTACAGATGATACACGAGGAATATTTTTATGGCGGTTCTTCCTTCTAATGACCGGCATATCTATGATTCTTTTCTCCCAGATGAAGCAACAGGCATCGGTCCGTAGAACTTATAAAAAAGAGATGGTTGTGGCGCGAAGTACTCTTGTGCACCTCCGTCACTTGGCTCGCGCGCAACCCCGCCCCGTTATGTTATGGAAGAATTTCACTTATTACTGGGCTGGTTATTCAGAGCCAGTGGCTGCCGGATTTCGTCCCGCAACTAAAAGAAGATCGCTTCGGGGGTCATTGTGGCTGAATGAAGAGCAGTCTGCCCCTACTGCGTTTGATCAGTAA
- the LOC127104298 gene encoding uncharacterized protein LOC127104298, producing the protein MQGGCIADIGSCGTGFDSVSGSVRTKKFRTKGSELADRKGEKNKAMPRAPSIRCSSIDEALSLSYRARCNKG; encoded by the coding sequence ATGCAAGGAGGATGTATAGCTGATATAGGATCTTGTGGAACAGGATTTGATTCTGTAAGCGGTTCGGTACGAACGAAGAAATTTCGAACAAAAGGATCGGAACTCGCTGATAGGAAAGGAGAGAAAAACAAAGCAATGCCAAGAGCTCCGTCAATCCGCTGTTCATCGATAGACGAAGCTCTCTCTTTATCATATCGTGCCAGATGCAACAAAGGATGA